The sequence ATGAGCTGTACAACCCTATAATCTTGCACGTCCCAAATTAGTGAACCAAAGTAATTAGTGTTCTTTATCTTGGCGTTAATATTGGATTTTGTATTGAGTACGCTCTGTACTGTAGCAAATTTTGAAGAAGTATTTTCAACAATGCCCAAAATTCCTTTAGTGGTAATTACACCCATATCCTGCGCTATACCATGTATTTCTCCTTTGTCTATGGTGACGTAGTTCCTTGGAGAGGAAAAACTATTTTTTATTAGATTGGCAGTAATTACTTCATAGTTTTTGAAAATACTGTCTTTCTCTTGAACGGATTCTTCAGAAGGATTAAAAAGTAATTTTCGCAGTTGTTCATTTTCTTCAACAAGCCTATTGTTTTCTTCTCGTAATCCAAAGTAAGATGAAATATTAGCAGATGTGCCATACACATTGCCCATTACCCATTTTGAAGAATTGAAAAACTTGGATTGATGATATGAATGGGTTCTAATGGTTAGTGTAAGGGAAATAACCATAAGAAAGCCATAGAGAAATGCATTTCTGTAACTTAGAATAAAATTGATGATGCGCTGCATGCAATCGTATCATTAGGAAAGTTAATAAACTTTCAAATGGCCATTAAACGGTATAAAAACCGAACTACTTTATTAATATACTTTTATATCGCTCTAAATTTTTGAGGGCTATACCCGTACCTCTTACAACAGCCCTTAATGGGTCTTCAGCAATATAAACAGGTAAATCAGTTTTTTGCGAAAGTCTTCTGTCCAAGCCTCTTAACATAGATCCTCCACCAGCTAAGTAAATACCGGTATTGTATATATCCGCAGCCAATTCAGGAGGCGTTTGTGATAAGGTTTCCATTACGGCATCTTCTACCCTTAAAATACTTTTGTCAAGTGCTTTAGCAATTTCTCTGTATGAAACTTGAACTTGCTTTGGTTTTCCGGTTAATAAGTCTCTTCCTTGGATTGACTTGTCGTCTGGCGGAGATTTTAAATCTTCTGTTGCGGAACCAATTTCAATTTTTATAGCTTCTGCTGTGCTTTCTCCAACATACAAATTGTGTTGGGTTCTCATGTAATAGATAATATCATTGGTGAAAACATCACCTGCAATCTTAACGGATTTATCACAAACAATTCCTCCAAGTGCAATCACCGCAATTTCTGTGGTACCACCACCTATATCCACAATCATGTTTCCTTTGGGCTGCATAATATCCAATCCAATACCAATAGCTGCTGCCATAGGTTCATGGATTAAATAAACTTCCTTGCCATTTACCCTTTCAGCTGACTCTCTTACGGCCCGCATTTCCACTTCGGTAATACCGGAAGGAATACAGATGACCATTCTAAGGGCAGGCGGGAACCATTTTTTCTTTAAAGCCGGAATATTTTTGATGAACATGTTGATCATCTTTTCCGAAGCGTCAAAGTCGGCAATTACGCCATCTTTTAGAGGTCGTATGGTCTTAATGTTCTCATGGGTTTTCCCCTGCATCATATTGGCTTCCCTACCAACTGCTATAATTTTTCCAGAGACTCGGTCTCGGGCAACAATGGACGGGCTGTCAACTACTACTTTGTCTAAATGAATTATCAGGGTGTTTGCAGTACCAAGGTCGATGGCGATTTCCTCGGTCATGAAATCAAAAAATCCCATAAAAAGTGTCGGTTTTTTGGATTAAAAGTAAATTTTATCGGCTAAAGTACTAAAATTAATGCTTAAAATGTCTAGTGCCAGTCATTACCATAGCCAGCCCATTTTCATTGCAATAATCTATGCTCAGTTGGTCTTTTATGGAACCTCCTGGTTGTATCACACTTTTTACACCCGCTTTATCCGCAATTTCTACGCAATCTGGAAAAGGAAAAAAGGCATCACTGGCCATTACAGCACCATCCAATTCAAAATTAAAAGACCTGGCTTTGTTTATAGCTTGGTTTAAAGCATCTACTCTGGAAGTCTGCCCTGTGCCACTGGCACAAAGCTGCTTGTTTTTTGCCAGGACAATGGTGTTACTTTTAGTATGCTTACATAGTTTGGAGGCAAATATTAAATCTTCTATTTCTTCAGAAGAAGGTTTTTTATCTGTTACAGGGGTCAAGCCATCAGATGTATCGGTCTTAAAATCCTTGTCTTGAACCAAAACTCCGTTAAGACAGGTTCTTACCAAAGTATCAGGCAGATCCACTTCATTTTGAATAAGTATGATTCTATTCTTTTTGCCTTTAAGGATCTCCAAAGCATCAGCAGAGTAACTAGGGGCTATTACTACTTCACAGAATAATTTATGAATCTCTTCCGCTGTTGATGCATCAATTTCAACATTGGAAATAAGAATGCCCCCAAAGGCAGAAACTGGGTCACCAGCAAGGGCATCAACATACGCCTGGCTTATAGTATCTCTTGTTGCCAGACCACAAGCATTGTTATGTTTTAAAATGGCGAAAGTGGGCGCATCATTTTTAAACTCTCCCATTAAATTTACCGCAGCATCAACATCCAAAAGATTATTATAGGATAGTTCTTTTCCGTGAAGTTTGGTAAACATAGCTTCAAAATCTCCAAAGAAAAAACCTTTTTGGTGTGGGTTTTCACCATAACGAAGCACTCTCCCTTTTTGTTCGCTTATCTTCAATACGGCCTCATCATGATTTTGATTGAAGTAGTTAAAGATAGCGGTATCATAGTGAGAGGAGACATTGAATGCTTTAGAAGCAAAGCGTTTGCGGTCTTCAAGTGTGGTTATACCATCACTTTCAGAAATAACATTAAGGAAATCTCCATAATCTTCCATTGATGAAACACACAACACATCTTTAAAGTTTTTGGCGGCAGCACGTATCAATGATATGCCACCAATATCTATTTTTTCAATGATATCTTGTTCAGAAGCACCACTGGCAACAGTTTTTTCAAAAGGGTACAGATCTACGATGACAATATCTAGTTGAGGTATTTCAAATTCCTCCATTTGGGCAACATCACTATCATTGTCCTGTCTATTTAAGATTCCCCCAAAAACCTTGGGATGTAATGTTTTTACACGACCTCCCAAAATAGAAGGGTAGCTGGTTACATCTTCGACCGGGACTACGTTTATTCCCAAATCTCGAATGAATTTTTCTGTTCCCCCTGTGGAATACAAGGTTACTCCAAGTTCGTCTAGTTTTTTAACAATAGGTTCCAGTCCGTCTTTGTGGAAAACCGAAATAAGTGCAGCCGAGGCTTTTTTGGCAGTGTTCATTTTGTGTCTTAAAAATCAATTTCTTAAGCACACAAAAGTAAATTTTTTGTTACTAAAAAGTTAGAAGGGTTATCAACAAAATGGCACTAGTTTTAAAGAATTTCAGCCACTTTTTCATTTACAAATTCCAAAAAGCGTTCATCTTCTTCCGTGAACGGATCAGGAGTATTGGAATCTATATCGATTTGGCCTATATTTTTGCCATCTTTAAATAATGGGACAACGATTTCAGACTTGACGGTAATACTGCAAGCAATGTAATTGTCTTGAGCTGCAACATCCGGTACAACAAAATTCTCATTGCTTACGGCTACTTGGCCACAAATACCTTTTCCAAACGGAATAATTGTGTGGTCTGTAGGTGCACCTACATATGGGCCAAGCTTCAATTCGTCCTTATCGCCATTTTTAAAATAGAACCCTACCCAATTGTAATACGTTATGGAGTCTTTTAGCAATTGACAAACTTCGGTTAAACGGGTTTCTATGCTTTTTTCTTTTTCCGCTAGGATGGAAGTTACTTTGGGTTTTAGGGACAATAACATGAAATTATTTTTTTACAAATTTATTTTAATTGAAAGTTTTTTGTCTTCTTAAAAGACTAAAAATTACACAATAAGGTAACCTAAAGTTTAGTTAATGAAAAGGGGTTAAAATCCTTTAAAGTGAAATAAATCGTAATTTTGCTCTTGTGAAAACAGTTTTTCATCATACCGTTTCAGTGTTACTTGCCATCATGGTATTGCTTTCCACCCTTTCATGGACCGTGGACAAGCATTTTTGCATGGGGAGGGTTATGGACATTTCACTGTTTGTTGCTGCAGAGGAATGTGGTATGGAGGCCGCAATGTCCTTAATGAAAGACAAAGTGGCGGAAAACCATTGTTGCGACGATGAGTCCTTTACTTTTTTTGGTCAGGATGACCTTAAATTTTCGTTGGATGATTTGGAGCTAGAGCATCAACAGTTTCTAGTTGCTTTTACATGTTCTTATCTTGATAGATTTGTTCCGGTTGATAAGCTTCCGGTTCCTAACGAAAAATACCCGCCACCTCTTTTGGTCAAAGACATAACTGTTTTGGACCAGGTCTTTTTGATTTGATGTTTTTGAATTTTTGGAATGAAGTCCCAAATGGACTGAAATCGACACATCGTACTGTGTCAAGTCAAAATTCAATACATATCAATGAAACAAATAATATTATTACTTTTTTGCCTTCCAATGATGGTGGGCGCCCAAAAGAAAATTCAGGGTATGGTCATGGAGGCCAATACCGAAAATAAACATATAGGACTTGGTGGTGCCAACGTCTATTGGTTAAATTCTCAAACAGGTACCATTACTAAAAATGATGGGACTTTCAGTATACCTTATCTGGAAGAATACAATAAACTGATCATAAGTTTTGTAGGTTTTAGAACAGATACCTTGATTATAGATGAACCAAAAATGGTGCATCATTGGTTACAACCTTCCAATCAGTTGGATGAGGTGGTAGTGCGTAAAGAGAGAGATGCCGTACAAAAGACATTTTTTGCCACGCAAAACGTAATTACGGTCAATAGTGCTGAACTTTTGAAGGCGGCATGCTGTAATCTATCTGAAAGTTTTGAAACTAATCCGGCAATAGATGTCAATTTCAATGATGCGCTTACTGGAACAAAACAAATTCAGATGTTGGGGCTTACCAGTCCTTATTTATTAATTACCCAAGAGAACATTCCAATGGTAAGAGGCGCCTCCCAAACATATGGGCTCACTTTTAC is a genomic window of Flagellimonas sp. CMM7 containing:
- the mreC gene encoding rod shape-determining protein MreC, whose protein sequence is MQRIINFILSYRNAFLYGFLMVISLTLTIRTHSYHQSKFFNSSKWVMGNVYGTSANISSYFGLREENNRLVEENEQLRKLLFNPSEESVQEKDSIFKNYEVITANLIKNSFSSPRNYVTIDKGEIHGIAQDMGVITTKGILGIVENTSSKFATVQSVLNTKSNINAKIKNTNYFGSLIWDVQDYRVVQLIDIPRLVPLVVGDTIVTGAMSSIFPENIPIGVIKKYDLNASRSFYNIDVELFNDMANIKNVYLIKNMNKEEIKELEAKTTDE
- a CDS encoding rod shape-determining protein, yielding MGFFDFMTEEIAIDLGTANTLIIHLDKVVVDSPSIVARDRVSGKIIAVGREANMMQGKTHENIKTIRPLKDGVIADFDASEKMINMFIKNIPALKKKWFPPALRMVICIPSGITEVEMRAVRESAERVNGKEVYLIHEPMAAAIGIGLDIMQPKGNMIVDIGGGTTEIAVIALGGIVCDKSVKIAGDVFTNDIIYYMRTQHNLYVGESTAEAIKIEIGSATEDLKSPPDDKSIQGRDLLTGKPKQVQVSYREIAKALDKSILRVEDAVMETLSQTPPELAADIYNTGIYLAGGGSMLRGLDRRLSQKTDLPVYIAEDPLRAVVRGTGIALKNLERYKSILIK
- the purH gene encoding bifunctional phosphoribosylaminoimidazolecarboxamide formyltransferase/IMP cyclohydrolase codes for the protein MNTAKKASAALISVFHKDGLEPIVKKLDELGVTLYSTGGTEKFIRDLGINVVPVEDVTSYPSILGGRVKTLHPKVFGGILNRQDNDSDVAQMEEFEIPQLDIVIVDLYPFEKTVASGASEQDIIEKIDIGGISLIRAAAKNFKDVLCVSSMEDYGDFLNVISESDGITTLEDRKRFASKAFNVSSHYDTAIFNYFNQNHDEAVLKISEQKGRVLRYGENPHQKGFFFGDFEAMFTKLHGKELSYNNLLDVDAAVNLMGEFKNDAPTFAILKHNNACGLATRDTISQAYVDALAGDPVSAFGGILISNVEIDASTAEEIHKLFCEVVIAPSYSADALEILKGKKNRIILIQNEVDLPDTLVRTCLNGVLVQDKDFKTDTSDGLTPVTDKKPSSEEIEDLIFASKLCKHTKSNTIVLAKNKQLCASGTGQTSRVDALNQAINKARSFNFELDGAVMASDAFFPFPDCVEIADKAGVKSVIQPGGSIKDQLSIDYCNENGLAMVMTGTRHFKH
- a CDS encoding GAF domain-containing protein, with product MLLSLKPKVTSILAEKEKSIETRLTEVCQLLKDSITYYNWVGFYFKNGDKDELKLGPYVGAPTDHTIIPFGKGICGQVAVSNENFVVPDVAAQDNYIACSITVKSEIVVPLFKDGKNIGQIDIDSNTPDPFTEEDERFLEFVNEKVAEIL